One window of Brevibacillus choshinensis genomic DNA carries:
- a CDS encoding transposase, giving the protein TIISEIGEIERFNHPKKLVAFAGIDPSVHSSGKFTATINRITKRGSSRLRHALYMAVLCGIRSSRNKKLKEFYDRKRDEGKPFKVTVVACANKLIHWIFTLLKRKETFLDLA; this is encoded by the coding sequence AACGATTATCTCTGAAATTGGTGAGATAGAGCGGTTTAATCACCCTAAAAAACTTGTTGCCTTTGCCGGAATCGATCCCAGCGTGCATTCTTCTGGCAAGTTCACTGCAACAATTAATCGAATCACGAAAAGAGGTTCCAGCAGGCTGCGACATGCCTTATATATGGCTGTCCTATGCGGTATCAGGAGTTCACGCAATAAGAAACTAAAAGAGTTTTATGACAGAAAACGCGATGAAGGAAAGCCATTTAAAGTCACGGTCGTTGCTTGTGCGAACAAACTGATCCACTGGATTTTTACCCTCTTAAAGCGTAAAGAAACTTTCCTTGATCTTGCTTAA
- a CDS encoding DinB family protein: MIHDIKEYVNYLDGVHKRTMQYVKAIPNELLDWKPSEDKFSTGDLLRHIASSRLMFLGIFEHGSWTYTGHDTDKGASLEDISKYLEACQIKLTEGLLKVGNDKLTKRVLTMHGHEVSEWRILMAIPEHEIHHRGQISTYLQMNKIEPPQIFGLKIEQVKKL, translated from the coding sequence ATGATTCATGATATTAAGGAATATGTAAATTATTTAGATGGTGTTCATAAACGAACGATGCAATATGTTAAAGCAATACCTAATGAACTCTTAGACTGGAAGCCCTCTGAAGATAAATTTTCTACAGGTGATTTATTGCGGCATATCGCATCATCTCGATTGATGTTTCTTGGTATATTTGAACATGGTTCGTGGACCTACACTGGACATGATACTGATAAAGGGGCCTCTCTTGAGGATATTTCAAAATATTTAGAGGCATGTCAGATTAAACTAACAGAGGGTCTATTAAAAGTTGGCAACGATAAGTTGACAAAAAGGGTTTTAACAATGCATGGTCATGAAGTTAGTGAGTGGAGAATACTTATGGCAATTCCGGAACATGAAATCCATCATCGTGGACAAATCTCTACATATTTACAAATGAACAAAATTGAGCCACCTCAAATTTTTGGATTAAAAATTGAGCAAGTCAAAAAATTATAA
- a CDS encoding LysE family translocator, with the protein MYGIVNFEVFLLTGILLNLIPGTDTMYILSRSISQGRRSGILSVCGILTGSVIHTLLAAFGLSVILTKSVLLFQLVKIVGIIYLVYLGIKMIMAKTAALDQLASVSSERKYGKIYVQGILTSLTNPKVALFFIAFLPQFVSTSHSGALPFVILGLTFTLTGGVWCMLLAICSSLATDKLRKNPRVSTLLNKLTGIIFIGMGLNLIRAKATP; encoded by the coding sequence ATGTATGGGATAGTCAATTTTGAAGTGTTTTTGCTCACTGGTATCCTTTTAAATCTCATTCCGGGGACAGACACGATGTACATTCTTTCCAGAAGCATCTCTCAGGGCAGACGCTCGGGAATCCTGTCGGTCTGCGGCATTCTCACGGGTTCGGTCATTCACACGTTACTGGCGGCATTTGGCTTATCCGTCATCTTGACGAAATCTGTGTTGCTTTTTCAGTTAGTCAAGATAGTTGGGATCATTTACTTGGTCTATTTAGGCATCAAGATGATCATGGCAAAAACTGCAGCGCTCGACCAGCTTGCTAGCGTATCCTCGGAACGAAAATATGGAAAAATCTATGTGCAAGGAATCTTGACCAGCTTGACTAATCCCAAGGTCGCTTTATTCTTCATTGCCTTCCTGCCACAGTTTGTAAGTACCTCTCACAGTGGAGCTTTGCCTTTTGTTATTTTGGGACTGACCTTTACGCTAACTGGTGGAGTCTGGTGCATGCTTTTGGCTATCTGTTCGTCCTTGGCAACAGATAAGCTCCGCAAAAACCCGAGAGTTTCCACCCTACTGAATAAACTGACTGGGATCATTTTCATCGGGATGGGACTCAATCTTATTCGCGCCAAAGCCACTCCATAA
- a CDS encoding SH3 domain-containing protein, with protein sequence MQVITDLNGWCQIQFDGKEGWIEASQATS encoded by the coding sequence ATCCAGGTAATCACGGATCTGAACGGCTGGTGCCAAATCCAATTTGACGGAAAAGAAGGCTGGATCGAGGCTTCCCAGGCAACTTCATAA
- a CDS encoding dUTP diphosphatase, which yields MNLKAFFEKQRQLDKYIIKKKGLEGQDLLQNKILALQVELGELANEWRGFKHWSDNQEPRTVAERGSCEMCVVSNVPRRRRTNL from the coding sequence ATGAATCTGAAAGCATTTTTCGAAAAGCAGAGGCAGCTTGATAAATACATTATCAAGAAGAAGGGGTTGGAGGGGCAGGACCTACTACAAAACAAGATTCTTGCCCTACAAGTGGAGCTCGGGGAATTGGCAAACGAATGGCGTGGTTTTAAGCATTGGTCTGATAACCAGGAACCTCGCACGGTAGCTGAACGTGGTTCGTGTGAAATGTGTGTTGTGTCCAATGTGCCAAGGCGAAGGAGAACAAATCTATAA